A single genomic interval of Chrysemys picta bellii isolate R12L10 chromosome 8, ASM1138683v2, whole genome shotgun sequence harbors:
- the RNF2 gene encoding E3 ubiquitin-protein ligase RING2 yields the protein MSQAVQTNGTQPLSKTWELSLYELQRTPQEAITDGLEIVVSPRSLHSELMCPICLDMLKNTMTTKECLHRFCADCIITALRSGNKECPTCRKKLVSKRSLRPDPNFDALISKIYPSRDEYEAHQERVLARISKHNNQQALSHSIEEGLKIQAMNRLQRGKKQQIENGSGAEDNGDSSHCSNASTHSNQEAGPSNKRTKTSDDSGLELDNNNTTVAIDPVMDGASEIELVFRPHPTLMENDDSAQTRYIKTSGNATVDHLSKYLAVRLALEELRSKGESNQMNLDTASEKQYTIYIATANGQYTVLNGSFSLELVSEKYWKVNKPMELYYAPTKEHK from the exons ATGTCTCAGGCTGTGCAGACCAATGGAACTCAACCTTTAAGCAAAACATGGGAGCTCAGTTTATATGAATTACAGAGAACACCTCAG GAAGCAATAACTGATGGCCTGGAAATAGTGGTGTCACCTAGAAGCCTGCACAGTGAACTGATGTGTCCCATTTGTTTGGATATGTTGAAAAACACCATGACAACAAAGGAATGCTTACATCGTTTCTGTGCTGACTGTATCATTACAGCTCTCAGGAGTGG AAACAAAGAGTGTCCCACATGTCGTAAAAAGCTTGTTTCTAAAAGATCACTGAGACCAGATCCGAATTTTGATGCTCTCATCAGTAAAATTTACCCAAGTCGTGATGAATATGAGGCTCATCAAGAGAGAGTTCTAGCAAGAATCAGTAAGCACAATAACCAGCAAGCTCTGAGCCACAGCATTGAGGAAGGATTAAAGATTCAAGCAATGAACAG GCTACAACGAGGCAAGAAACAACAGATTGAGAATGGCAGTGGAGCAGAGGATAATGGTGACAGTTCACACTGTAGCAATGCTTCAACACACAGCAACCAGGAAGCAGGGCCTAGTAACAAAAGAACCAAAACATCAGATGATTCTGGGCTAGAATTGGACAATAACAATACAACTGTGGCAATAGACCCAGTAATGGACGGTGCTAGTGAAATAGAGCTAGTCTTCAGGCCCCATCCTACACTCATGGAGAATGATGACAGTGCACAGACCAG ATATATAAAGACTTCGGGCAATGCCACAGTTGATCACTTGTCTAAGTACTTAGCTGTGAGGTTGGCTTTGGAGGAACTTCGGAGCAAAGGAGAGTCAAACCAGATGAATCTTGACACAGCCAGTGAGAAGCAGTACACAATTTACATTGCTACGGCCAATGGCCAGTACACT GTATTAAATGGTTCCTTTTCCTTGGAGCTGGTCAGTGAGAAGTACTGGAAAGTGAACAAACCCATGGAACTCTACTATGCACCAACAAAGGAACATAAATAG